In the genome of Syntrophus gentianae, the window GCACGGCATCCATTACGGGAAGTTTTGTCGCCCTGGTTGACCTCTTCCGCAAGATGATGGAAGAGGGAAAATGTGCCACTATGCCCGTTCAGGATTACGTGTCTGCCGTCAGCGTCGGGATTCTGGAGGACCAGCTTTTACTGGACCTGGAATATGCAGAGGATTCTCAGGCGGAAGTCGATATGAATGTTGTCATGACGGGCATGGGAAAATTTATCGAAGTGCAGGGGACCGCAGAAAAAGTTCCCTTTTCCCAGGAGCGATTGCTGGCGATGATTGAGCTGGCAGGGCAGGGGATTCGTAAGCTGACGGAAATTCAGAAGCAGACCTTGGGAGGGAATCTCTGATTAAGATTGTATTGGCGACGAGAAATGAAGGGAAGCTGAGGGAAGTACGGGCAATCCTTGAAGGACTTGATGTAAGTCTGGAATCGTTGGATGCCTATGAAAACGTTCCGGATGTCGTTGAGGATGGACATTCTTTTTTTGAAAACGCCCTGAAAAAAGCAAAGGTCATTTCCGAATATACGGGTGAGATCGCCCTTGCGGACGATTCAGGCCTGGAAGTGGATGCTTTGAATGGACAGCCAGGCATCTATTCCGCCCGTTTCGCCGGTCCTGAAGCGGATGACGATCAAAATATTGAAAAATTGCTTGATTTGTTGAAAGATAGCCCGCCGGATAAAAGAATGGCAGCTTTTCGATGCGTTTTAGTCCTTTATTATCCTGATGGGACTCATGAGTCTTTTGAAGGAAATTGGAAGGGATTCATCAGTGAAACGAGGCAAGGAAGTAACGGCTTTGGTTACGATCCGGTGTTTTTGCTTCCTGAATACGACAAGACCGTCGCCCAATTGACCGCAGCGGAAAAGAACCAAAACAGCCATCGGGCAAAAGCCCTCCAGGCGCTGAAGGAGAGTTTGAGAAAGAAGTCATACAAAATTAAATAGCCGAGATAAAATTCAAACGGGGCGTAGCGCAGCTTGGTAGCGCGCCTGCTTTGGGAGCAGGATGTCGCAGGTTCAAATCCTGCCGCCCCGACCAATAAAAACAAGAGGTTGCTAAATTCAGTAACCTTTTTTTATTAGCATAATAATATGGTTCGGGGTACAATACGGGGTACAAATAATGGTGCATCGAGAGTCAGCCTAAATTTTTGACCTATGCTTTTGAGTTTTTCTATGTACATATTTATCAAGATACTGAAGATTCTTTCCACTGAAATGGACAAGAAACAAAATGGTCTTCTTGGAAATGCTATTCAGGATCTTTTAATTTAAGAATAAAAATAGAGATAAATAAATTATTACTTCTAAAAATATGGCGCCCGAAATTTTATATCATTACACAACACAGCAAGGTCTTTTAGGAATTTTAAAAGAAAAAGCCCTTTGGGTTACTGCGTATTCCGGGCCATTCCGCCACCCGATTCCGTTTGAAAACGCCACCTGATTCCGTTTCATTCCGCCACCCAAATCCGG includes:
- a CDS encoding XTP/dITP diphosphatase; its protein translation is MATRNEGKLREVRAILEGLDVSLESLDAYENVPDVVEDGHSFFENALKKAKVISEYTGEIALADDSGLEVDALNGQPGIYSARFAGPEADDDQNIEKLLDLLKDSPPDKRMAAFRCVLVLYYPDGTHESFEGNWKGFISETRQGSNGFGYDPVFLLPEYDKTVAQLTAAEKNQNSHRAKALQALKESLRKKSYKIK